GTCCGCGTGTACTGGCACTGAAAGACCTGTTAGCTGAATTCGTAGACTTCCGCCATGAAGTAGTGGTGAGAAGAACACGTTTCGACCTGCGTAAAGCAGAAGAAAAAGCGCACATCTTACAGGGTTACCTGATCGCTCTTGATCACCTGGATGAAGTGATTGCGCTGATCCGTGGTTCCCGTACACCTGAGGAAGCAAAAGAAGGGCTGATGTCTCAGTTCGGTTTGAGTGAGATTCAGTCAAAAGCCATCCTGGAACTGCGTTTACAACGTCTGACAGGTATGGAGCGTGACAAGATTAAGGAAGAATACGAAGAGATCATGAAAGTGATCGCCTACCTGAAAGATGTGTTGAACGACGAAGGTCTGCGTTTCAAAATTATCCGTGAAGAACTGGAAGATGTAAAGAAGCGTTTTGGCGACGAGCGTAAAACTGAAATTCAGTACCTGGCCAGCGAAATGAGAATGGAAGATATCATCGCAGAAGAAGATGTGGTGATCACCATTTCACACCTGGGTTATATCAAACGTACATCCGCATACGATTACCGTCAGCAGAAACGTGGAGGTCGCGGTGCACTGGGTGGCAAAACCCGTGAGGAAGATTATATCGAGCACCTGTTCGTAGCTTCTACCCACCATACCATGTTGTTCTTTACAGAGAAAGGACGTTGTTACTGGCTGAAAGTATACGAAATTCCGGAAGGAGAGAAGAGCGGTAAGGGTAGAGCGATCCAGAACCTGATCAACCTGCCGACTGACGATAAGATCCGTGCGATCATTGATATCAAGGATCTGGGTGATAAGGACTTTATCAACAGCCACTATATTGTACTCTGTACCAGCAATGGTACCATCAAGAAGACCCTGCTGGAAGAGTTCTCCCGTCCACGTCAGAATGGTGTGAACGCAATTACCATCAACGAAGGTGACCAGCTGCTGGAAGCTAAACTGACAAATGGTCACAGCGAGATCATGATGGCAATCAAGAGTGGTCGTGCGATCCGCTTCCCTGAGAACACTGTGCGCGACACAGGTCGTGGTGCGATCGGTGTAAGAGGGATCGAAGTGGACAATGATAAAGACGAGGTAGTTGGTATGATTTGTGTAAACAAGGATGAAAATCGTACGGTGCTGGTAGTATCTGAGAATGGTTTTGGTAAGCGTACAGATATAGAAGAATACCGTGTGACCAACCGTGGCGGTAAAGGTGTAAAAACCATTAACGTAACGGAAAAAACCGGTCGTCTGATTGCTATCCTGGACGTAACTGAAAAGGATGACCTGATGATCACCTGTAAGTCTGGTATCACGATCCGTATGGCAGTAGCAGATATCCGTGAAGCGGGCAGAGCTACCCAGGGTGTACGACTGATACGCCTGGATGATACAGATCAGATCGCGGCAGTAGCCCGTCTGGATGAGCAGGAAGAACATGAGGTAGACCATGACCAGGAAAACGCTGAACAGGAGATCGCTCAGCAGGAAATCAGCGATGCAGACGCTGGCAGCGGAGCTGACACAACTGACGAAGATCAGGCTGAGACAGAAGATGCACCTACTGAATAATTGATAAAATTACCGCAATTTGCCTGTGCGAACTAATGGTTAAGGGGCGATTAGTTGTATTTATTATAAATGCTGAACTCGTAAATATTAACTTAACCATACTTATAGCAAATAAAAAAAATTGATCATGAAAAAACTGTTGGTATCATTTGTCTTTTGCAGTGCAGGATTAGCGGCTGTCGCTCAGCGAGCTAAAGTGAATAGTGCAGAAGAAGCCTTGAAAAGCAAAGACTACGCAAAGGCTACTGCTGATATTCAGGCTGCCCTGGAAAATGATAAGACCAAGAATGATGCAAAGACTTATTATGTAAAAGGTAAGATCCTGGAAGCACAGGCCGCCGAGCATAAGAGCTCTGCTGAAGCACTGGAAGCATTCGAGGCATATAAGAAAGCACTGGAAATCAATCCTAAACTGCCAGATGCGCTGTTGGAACTGAATCAGCGCATGTTTAACCTGTACGCTACCGTTGGTAACGCAGGTTATGGCAATCTGAACGATCAGAAATGGGATTCTGCATATACACACTTCAAAGAAGCGTTCTCTATCGCAGAATTCTACAACAGTAAGAGCCTGGGTGGTTCTATCCCAACTGATACATCTATGACTTTCTATACTGGTTATGCAGCTAGCCAGGCGGGTCAGAAAGATGATGCGATCACTTACCTGAGAAAAGCAGCTGATCTGCAGTTCAAAACTGAACCAGCTCTGTATGTAATCCTGGCACAGGCTTACGAAGAGAAAGGTCAGAACGACAACTGGCTGAAAGCTATCGAAGAAGGTAAAACTGCTTTCCCTAAAGACAAGCGTTTTAACGATATGGAGATGATCTACTACTCTAAGACCGGCAAGACAAGTGAACTGCTGAGCATCCTGGAGAAGAAGATGGCAGAAAATCCAAACGACTTTAACACCGTACTGGATTACGGTATCCGTGTTGATAACGTAGCTAACCCACGTGCAGAAGATGGTAAAGATGCTGCTAAACCAGCTAATTACGAAGAACTGATGGGTAAAGCTGAAAATGCTTATAAGAAAGCGATCGAACTGAAAGCTGATGATGCAACTGCAAACTTCCAGCTGGGTGCACTGTACTTCAACCGTGCGGTTGGTTTCAACAAGGAACTGAACGATATGGATAGCAAGCAGCAGAATTCACCTAAGGCGAAAGAATTGCAGACAAAAGTACAGGCGCTGATGGATCAGTCACTGCCTTATTTTGAGAAAGCTGACCTGAACTTCACTGCTAAAGCATCTTCACTGGATGCGAGCGACAAGCAGACCTACCAGAGCTGCCTGTATGCATTGCAGAAGATCTATGCGATCAAGAATGATAATGCTAAGGTAGAAGCTACTAAGAAGAAACTGGATTCACTGAACTAAGTTCAGCGATTCAAATAAATAAGAAAGGCCCGTCGCATTCGCG
This window of the Chitinophaga sancti genome carries:
- the gyrA gene encoding DNA gyrase subunit A, with protein sequence MSENTENSQEGRIVQINIEEQMKTAYIDYSMSVIVGRALPDVRDGLKPVHRRVLFGMSELGNNSNKPYKKSARIVGEVMGKYHPHGDASIYDTIVRLAQPWTLRYILVDGQGNFGSVDGDAPAAMRYTEIRLQKIAEAMLEDIDKETVDFSLNFDDTLEEPTVLPTRIPNLLVNGASGIAVGMATNIMPHNLSEVVDGLIAYIENREITSEELIKYVKAPDFPTGGIIYGYEGVKQGFETGRGRVVVRGKVNVETTKAGRERLVIYELPYQINKAVLHQKIAQLADDKIIEGIAEVRDESDREGMRLVIDLKREAIANVVINQLYKYSELQTSYGINNVALVKGRPRVLALKDLLAEFVDFRHEVVVRRTRFDLRKAEEKAHILQGYLIALDHLDEVIALIRGSRTPEEAKEGLMSQFGLSEIQSKAILELRLQRLTGMERDKIKEEYEEIMKVIAYLKDVLNDEGLRFKIIREELEDVKKRFGDERKTEIQYLASEMRMEDIIAEEDVVITISHLGYIKRTSAYDYRQQKRGGRGALGGKTREEDYIEHLFVASTHHTMLFFTEKGRCYWLKVYEIPEGEKSGKGRAIQNLINLPTDDKIRAIIDIKDLGDKDFINSHYIVLCTSNGTIKKTLLEEFSRPRQNGVNAITINEGDQLLEAKLTNGHSEIMMAIKSGRAIRFPENTVRDTGRGAIGVRGIEVDNDKDEVVGMICVNKDENRTVLVVSENGFGKRTDIEEYRVTNRGGKGVKTINVTEKTGRLIAILDVTEKDDLMITCKSGITIRMAVADIREAGRATQGVRLIRLDDTDQIAAVARLDEQEEHEVDHDQENAEQEIAQQEISDADAGSGADTTDEDQAETEDAPTE
- a CDS encoding tetratricopeptide repeat protein encodes the protein MKKLLVSFVFCSAGLAAVAQRAKVNSAEEALKSKDYAKATADIQAALENDKTKNDAKTYYVKGKILEAQAAEHKSSAEALEAFEAYKKALEINPKLPDALLELNQRMFNLYATVGNAGYGNLNDQKWDSAYTHFKEAFSIAEFYNSKSLGGSIPTDTSMTFYTGYAASQAGQKDDAITYLRKAADLQFKTEPALYVILAQAYEEKGQNDNWLKAIEEGKTAFPKDKRFNDMEMIYYSKTGKTSELLSILEKKMAENPNDFNTVLDYGIRVDNVANPRAEDGKDAAKPANYEELMGKAENAYKKAIELKADDATANFQLGALYFNRAVGFNKELNDMDSKQQNSPKAKELQTKVQALMDQSLPYFEKADLNFTAKASSLDASDKQTYQSCLYALQKIYAIKNDNAKVEATKKKLDSLN